The Hymenobacter sp. GOD-10R genome includes a window with the following:
- a CDS encoding Crp/Fnr family transcriptional regulator, producing the protein MLSFLKDSPRQLLAQQLQAFAHLSDEDLRLAEDHWQLRTIPRHEFFNFRNSVCLYIGFIVSGLFRVYYVDPSTDMEHTVAFVPEGTFLTSLKSLVTQEACPYYIAALEDAELMVISVGQLHELYKQSHSWERFGRLLAEQYLVLHQAKSEAMLFQTAEQRYLALLAQFPGVTNRVSLGHIASYLGIKGPSLSRIRGQLGKSK; encoded by the coding sequence ATGCTCTCCTTTCTCAAGGACTCTCCTCGTCAACTGCTGGCTCAGCAGCTACAAGCTTTCGCCCACCTTTCCGACGAAGACCTTCGTTTAGCCGAGGACCATTGGCAGCTGCGCACTATTCCGCGCCACGAGTTTTTTAACTTCCGCAACTCTGTATGCCTATATATCGGCTTCATTGTGAGTGGCTTGTTTCGCGTGTACTATGTTGACCCGTCTACAGACATGGAGCACACTGTTGCCTTTGTGCCAGAGGGCACGTTTCTCACTTCCCTTAAAAGCCTAGTTACCCAGGAGGCGTGCCCCTACTACATTGCCGCGCTAGAAGACGCCGAACTGATGGTCATCAGCGTTGGGCAGTTGCACGAGCTCTACAAGCAGTCGCACAGCTGGGAGCGGTTTGGCCGCCTGCTGGCCGAGCAGTACCTAGTGTTGCATCAGGCCAAGTCCGAAGCCATGCTTTTCCAAACGGCCGAGCAACGCTACCTGGCGCTATTAGCGCAGTTTCCAGGCGTCACCAATCGAGTTTCCTTGGGGCATATCGCCTCGTATCTGGGTATTAAGGGGCCTTCACTCAGCCGCATCCGTGGGCAATTAGGGAAGTCTAAGTAG
- a CDS encoding medium chain dehydrogenase/reductase family protein codes for MQAAILEAFGTPLLLQELADPRPLAGEVVVDVVAAPVLPYAAEVFSGARQYPLLLPLAVGSGAVGRVRSVGPDTTRLAPGDWVYCDPTVRARDEPVAPDILLQGLIAPSPGAQRLQAHFRHGPFAEQLLLPLENAIPLGALEPAEAARWCGLGLCLVPYGGLLAADLQAGETILISGATGHFGSAAVAVALAMGAGCVIAPGRNEAVLADLVRRFGSRVRPVRLSGDENEDQRRMQRAAPGRIDKVLDLLPPLPDAAPVRAAAQTVRPHGTVVLMGGLRVGLELNYAHLMRHCITVRGQYMYPRQAPAQLIALIRAGLLSLDEWKITTFSLSQVNAAVAHTAHTGEAFQSTILLPGDVAFK; via the coding sequence ATGCAAGCAGCCATTTTAGAGGCGTTCGGTACCCCTCTCCTCCTACAAGAACTCGCAGACCCTAGGCCCCTTGCCGGCGAAGTAGTGGTAGATGTGGTGGCCGCCCCAGTGTTACCCTATGCGGCCGAAGTGTTCAGTGGAGCACGCCAATACCCATTATTGCTACCGCTGGCAGTAGGCTCTGGCGCCGTGGGACGAGTACGGTCTGTAGGGCCCGATACCACGCGCCTAGCCCCCGGCGACTGGGTGTACTGTGATCCGACCGTGCGCGCCCGCGATGAACCCGTTGCTCCCGACATCTTGCTGCAAGGCCTAATCGCGCCCAGCCCCGGTGCGCAGCGGCTGCAAGCCCACTTTCGGCACGGCCCCTTTGCCGAGCAGTTGCTACTACCGCTGGAAAATGCCATTCCACTCGGCGCCCTTGAGCCAGCGGAAGCAGCGCGCTGGTGCGGCCTAGGGCTTTGCCTGGTGCCCTACGGCGGGCTACTGGCCGCAGACCTGCAAGCCGGCGAAACGATCCTAATCAGTGGAGCCACCGGCCACTTTGGGAGTGCCGCCGTTGCCGTGGCGCTGGCTATGGGGGCCGGATGCGTCATCGCCCCAGGCCGCAACGAGGCGGTATTAGCTGATTTAGTTAGGCGCTTTGGTTCGCGCGTCCGACCCGTTCGTTTGAGTGGTGATGAGAATGAGGATCAGCGACGCATGCAACGGGCAGCTCCTGGCCGCATTGATAAGGTACTAGACCTTCTGCCTCCCCTACCAGATGCAGCGCCAGTACGAGCTGCGGCCCAAACCGTGCGTCCACATGGCACTGTGGTGCTCATGGGTGGCCTGCGTGTGGGGCTGGAACTCAATTATGCGCACCTGATGCGCCATTGTATTACCGTGCGAGGCCAGTATATGTACCCACGTCAAGCTCCTGCTCAGTTAATAGCGCTTATCCGAGCTGGGCTTTTGTCACTCGACGAGTGGAAGATCACCACCTTTTCCCTTTCACAAGTCAATGCGGCCGTAGCCCATACGGCGCACACCGGCGAGGCTTTCCAGTCGACCATTCTCTTACCAGGCGACGTGGCATTTAAGTAG
- a CDS encoding PAS domain-containing protein — MAQAQSSLSNDGNPQIAAQPSREQLEAALLAAEARVAALEQQLTTVKQSAQRQQSQLTALVENLRIGILLVSEEGQILFVNQYFRELFGLAVGDVVAEVYPPIPPDTVYIDEAFQDPADFAARAQALHIAGKTVLNEEFILANGRVLELDYLVLDQDQAGRLICYRDVTERHERDTLLRTLSYIPEQNPDPILRLAYDGEIIYANPAATSLVQACDTYELVREQLLGFVQDAVATSKVYRQELVLAEQHYLVTIVGVPNERLVTLYMTDITARYQAEQQVAEQRAFYENILAHVPAAVAVVDADFRYRFVNAAVEPDPVAREWMLGKTNEEACRYRSMPREISERRQQMFAQVITSRQELQWEEALLGGPTPRHLLRHLCPIVEADGSVRLLVGSGIDITARKLAEEKAAQQQEFYESILNLLPVDIAVFDAEHRYLFVNPSSITNPEIRQWIIGKTNAEYCAFRQRPARLGQQREEFFNQAIQARTDVLWEEMQGNAETQRRILRHLRPVFNSDGTLRLVVGSGLDITARYAAEERQRQSEELIREQQTFIRLIVDTLPNIVYVTDQFGNVSFANKVFEEMAAVSEHVAVGEKSPAVVEQLRQIQQCRQQVFTTQKPLVTEMSLTLKSGETRSLQVHMNPLERINGHQEVLIMSTDITALKKTQQLAEESARAKESFLTRMSHEIRTPLNGVLGMAKLLERTELAASQREYLQTMQRAGQHLLALVNDVLDMAKITANHLQLDHAPFDLSVALHGALQTVASLAEQKGLALRVIPFDLADTHVLGDAYRLHQVLLNLLSNAIKFTEQGSVELGTTVVADTPSALAVRFWVKDTGIGIAPEQQIHIFEAFMQANAHTSQRFGGTGLGLAISEQLIHHMGGTLQLCSELGKGTTFSFVLTFPRVVEETLSATSAPAVDYEQLRGLRILLAEDNMVNQWLATVMLEHWGVQVEAVGDGQQALNLLRANAYDVAILDIQMPGLSGVGVTRAIRQYDDAARAHVPIIALTANAFADDGEAYLAAGMNAWLTKPFEEAELCELILRLAKPSV, encoded by the coding sequence ATGGCTCAGGCTCAGTCTTCCCTGTCCAATGACGGAAACCCACAAATAGCAGCGCAACCTAGCCGCGAACAGTTGGAAGCAGCCCTGCTAGCAGCCGAAGCGCGTGTTGCTGCGTTAGAGCAGCAACTCACCACCGTAAAGCAGAGCGCACAGCGTCAGCAGAGCCAACTGACTGCCTTAGTCGAGAACTTGCGGATAGGAATTTTGCTCGTTAGCGAAGAGGGCCAGATTCTGTTTGTAAATCAGTATTTCAGAGAATTATTTGGCTTAGCAGTGGGTGATGTTGTTGCGGAAGTATACCCGCCTATTCCGCCCGATACAGTTTATATCGACGAAGCATTTCAAGACCCCGCTGACTTTGCGGCGCGGGCTCAAGCGTTGCACATAGCCGGTAAAACGGTTCTTAACGAAGAATTTATTCTCGCAAATGGACGAGTACTAGAGCTCGATTATTTGGTGCTAGATCAGGACCAGGCTGGCCGCCTGATCTGCTACCGCGATGTGACAGAACGCCACGAGCGCGACACTCTGCTTCGTACGCTTTCCTATATCCCTGAGCAAAATCCGGATCCTATTCTGAGACTAGCTTATGATGGAGAAATAATCTATGCTAATCCGGCGGCCACGTCGTTGGTGCAGGCTTGCGATACCTATGAGTTGGTGCGAGAGCAACTACTGGGGTTTGTGCAAGATGCCGTAGCCACCAGCAAGGTATACCGCCAAGAACTGGTGCTAGCTGAGCAGCACTACCTCGTCACGATCGTTGGGGTGCCAAACGAACGGCTGGTTACCTTATACATGACCGACATTACGGCTCGCTACCAGGCCGAGCAGCAAGTGGCCGAGCAGCGTGCGTTTTACGAGAACATCTTGGCCCATGTACCGGCCGCAGTGGCGGTTGTAGATGCTGATTTTCGGTACCGGTTTGTGAATGCAGCGGTAGAACCCGATCCGGTGGCTCGGGAGTGGATGCTAGGCAAAACCAATGAAGAAGCCTGTCGTTACCGCTCTATGCCGCGAGAAATCAGCGAGAGAAGACAACAGATGTTTGCGCAGGTAATAACGAGCCGGCAAGAACTACAGTGGGAGGAAGCACTGCTTGGTGGGCCTACACCCCGGCACCTGCTCCGTCACTTATGTCCTATCGTTGAGGCGGATGGAAGCGTCCGGCTGCTGGTTGGCTCGGGCATCGATATCACGGCGCGTAAGCTGGCGGAGGAAAAAGCGGCGCAACAGCAAGAGTTCTACGAATCTATCCTAAACCTGCTCCCCGTCGACATTGCGGTATTCGACGCCGAGCATCGCTACTTGTTTGTCAATCCGTCGTCCATCACAAACCCGGAGATTCGGCAGTGGATTATTGGTAAGACCAATGCTGAGTATTGCGCCTTCCGGCAGCGGCCCGCAAGGCTAGGTCAGCAGCGCGAAGAGTTTTTCAACCAAGCTATTCAGGCGCGCACCGATGTGTTGTGGGAAGAGATGCAGGGCAATGCAGAGACGCAGCGCCGCATTCTACGGCACTTGCGACCCGTGTTTAACTCCGATGGTACCTTGCGCTTGGTGGTCGGGTCGGGTCTGGATATTACGGCCCGCTACGCCGCTGAGGAGCGACAGCGCCAAAGTGAGGAGCTCATCCGGGAGCAGCAAACCTTCATCCGCCTGATCGTTGATACACTGCCGAACATTGTGTACGTGACTGACCAATTCGGTAACGTCTCGTTTGCCAACAAAGTCTTCGAAGAGATGGCTGCTGTCAGTGAGCATGTAGCGGTGGGGGAGAAGAGCCCAGCGGTGGTGGAGCAATTGCGTCAGATTCAGCAGTGTCGCCAACAGGTTTTTACTACTCAAAAGCCGCTGGTCACCGAAATGTCATTGACGCTGAAATCGGGTGAAACTCGCTCTCTGCAAGTGCATATGAATCCCTTAGAGCGCATCAATGGCCACCAGGAAGTGCTGATAATGAGCACGGACATTACAGCGCTCAAGAAAACGCAGCAGCTAGCGGAAGAAAGTGCCCGCGCTAAGGAATCCTTTCTGACACGCATGAGCCATGAGATTCGGACGCCGCTCAATGGAGTGCTCGGTATGGCCAAACTACTAGAGCGCACGGAGCTAGCTGCTTCGCAGCGGGAGTATTTGCAGACTATGCAACGGGCTGGTCAACACTTGCTGGCGCTAGTGAATGATGTGCTCGACATGGCCAAGATTACGGCCAACCACCTGCAGCTTGACCATGCCCCGTTCGACCTGAGTGTGGCGCTGCATGGGGCGCTGCAAACGGTTGCTTCTTTGGCCGAACAGAAAGGCCTCGCTCTTCGAGTGATTCCTTTCGACCTGGCCGATACCCATGTGCTGGGCGATGCTTACCGCTTGCACCAAGTGTTACTGAATTTGCTCAGCAACGCTATTAAGTTTACGGAGCAGGGCAGCGTTGAGCTTGGTACAACGGTCGTTGCTGATACGCCGAGTGCGCTGGCGGTACGGTTCTGGGTGAAGGATACGGGTATCGGCATTGCGCCCGAGCAGCAAATTCACATTTTTGAAGCCTTTATGCAGGCGAATGCCCATACCAGTCAGCGCTTCGGTGGCACAGGGCTAGGTTTGGCCATTAGCGAGCAGCTAATTCACCATATGGGTGGCACCCTGCAACTATGCAGCGAGCTAGGCAAGGGCACTACTTTCTCCTTTGTGCTGACTTTCCCTCGCGTAGTGGAAGAGACGCTCAGTGCTACTTCTGCCCCCGCAGTCGACTACGAGCAGCTGCGCGGCTTACGGATATTGTTAGCCGAAGACAACATGGTGAACCAGTGGCTGGCAACTGTGATGCTCGAGCACTGGGGCGTGCAGGTGGAGGCTGTAGGCGACGGTCAGCAAGCCCTAAATCTTCTTAGAGCTAACGCATATGATGTTGCCATTCTGGATATCCAGATGCCCGGCTTGAGCGGCGTCGGGGTGACGCGGGCTATCCGGCAGTATGATGATGCGGCGCGTGCTCATGTCCCAATTATCGCCTTAACGGCCAATGCTTTTGCCGATGATGGCGAGGCCTACTTAGCAGCGGGCATGAACGCATGGCTGACAAAGCCTTTTGAAGAAGCCGAGCTTTGTGAGCTTATTCTTCGGCTGGCGAAGCCGTCGGTGTAG
- a CDS encoding VOC family protein: MKIVLFLLTLICGLSVSQVVTAQTKSRLAPVFNHSAVCVQDLKRSTTFYRTVLMLEEIPNPFNDGLHTWLSIGPGIQLHIIQRQCTPNADKNIHMCFKVPVLAEFISHLEKLGVAYTNLKGEGKDPTLRADGVKQIYLQDPDGYWIEINDAK, encoded by the coding sequence ATGAAAATCGTACTGTTTCTCCTAACACTCATCTGCGGGTTGAGCGTTTCGCAAGTTGTCACCGCACAAACCAAGTCCCGCTTAGCGCCTGTCTTCAATCACTCGGCTGTCTGCGTGCAAGATCTAAAGCGAAGCACGACCTTTTACCGCACCGTGTTGATGCTGGAAGAAATACCTAATCCGTTCAATGACGGCCTGCACACCTGGCTTTCAATTGGCCCGGGTATTCAGCTTCATATTATTCAGCGTCAGTGCACCCCGAATGCTGATAAAAATATTCACATGTGCTTCAAGGTTCCAGTGCTGGCTGAATTTATCAGCCACTTGGAAAAGCTAGGCGTGGCTTACACAAATTTAAAAGGAGAAGGCAAAGACCCCACGTTGAGAGCAGACGGCGTTAAACAAATTTATCTTCAAGATCCGGATGGTTATTGGATTGAAATAAATGACGCTAAATGA
- a CDS encoding DUF308 domain-containing protein encodes MLATFGDIRANRSTGGSLLPQYVNIVVGSITTVAVGLALRNGIPAVLTVFGVWAVLTGLIQLLLGLQRRRPLGGQWPMILSGGQSVLAGVLFVVQAHDPTKGVTNVAVYSAVGAFYFLLAALRLRKATLPTT; translated from the coding sequence GTGCTAGCTACCTTCGGGGATATTCGGGCCAACCGCAGCACCGGAGGCTCTCTGCTGCCACAGTACGTGAACATCGTCGTTGGCAGCATCACAACGGTAGCCGTGGGCCTAGCTCTGCGCAATGGCATTCCGGCGGTCCTCACCGTATTTGGCGTGTGGGCCGTGCTGACTGGACTGATTCAACTGCTGCTCGGCTTGCAGCGACGACGCCCATTGGGTGGACAATGGCCGATGATCCTCAGCGGCGGACAGTCGGTCCTAGCTGGGGTGTTGTTTGTGGTACAGGCCCACGACCCCACAAAGGGAGTAACCAATGTGGCTGTTTACTCGGCGGTGGGGGCATTTTATTTCCTGCTGGCGGCTTTGCGCCTGCGGAAAGCTACGCTGCCGACTACATAA
- a CDS encoding VIT1/CCC1 transporter family protein codes for MASTQHSHDEQHLTSSAMLQDIVIGLSDGLTVPFALAAGLSGAVQSSALVITAGLAEVVAGSIAMGLGGYLAGRTEIDHYASELAREHREVRDIPDAERAEVDELLADMGLSPATRAAAVRELTADPEQWVQFMMKYELGLEEPDPKQAPKSAATISLAYALGGVVPLSAYFFTSTPAQGLFWSAVITLVCLLVFGYLKSRMTGQPPVWGAIKMAATGALAAAAAFLVARQFSTLA; via the coding sequence ATGGCCAGCACTCAGCATTCGCACGATGAGCAACACCTCACCAGCTCGGCCATGTTGCAGGATATTGTTATTGGGCTTTCGGATGGCCTAACAGTGCCTTTTGCACTGGCGGCGGGCCTGAGCGGGGCGGTGCAGTCGTCTGCTTTGGTCATTACGGCGGGGCTAGCCGAGGTAGTAGCGGGCTCCATTGCCATGGGCCTAGGTGGCTACTTGGCCGGTCGTACCGAAATCGACCACTATGCCTCGGAACTGGCGCGCGAGCACCGCGAAGTGCGCGACATTCCCGATGCCGAGCGCGCCGAAGTCGACGAGTTGTTGGCCGACATGGGCCTCTCGCCAGCTACCCGCGCCGCGGCTGTCAGGGAGCTAACTGCCGACCCCGAACAGTGGGTGCAATTCATGATGAAATACGAGCTAGGGTTAGAAGAGCCCGACCCAAAGCAAGCACCCAAGAGTGCCGCTACGATCAGCCTAGCCTACGCACTCGGCGGAGTAGTCCCGCTTAGTGCTTATTTCTTCACGAGTACTCCGGCGCAAGGGCTCTTTTGGTCGGCGGTTATCACGTTGGTTTGCCTGCTGGTTTTTGGTTACCTCAAAAGCAGAATGACAGGCCAGCCACCCGTGTGGGGAGCCATAAAGATGGCCGCAACGGGCGCCCTAGCTGCCGCGGCTGCCTTTCTGGTTGCCCGACAATTTTCTACCCTCGCTTAG
- a CDS encoding cupin domain-containing protein — protein sequence MEEQKKHPVTLAPTEGHSISVVGDTYRILVSGEETAGAFAIIDMLIPPGGGPGPHAHAAFEESFYVLDGEIEVKSEFGTYVATRGAFVRIPEGGVVHCFRNNTQQMAHLLCTVVPAGLEAFFTEIGQPVATGQFLPPPPLEETFLKKLQAAAKKYGQQVFPPDYLQ from the coding sequence ATGGAAGAGCAAAAAAAGCATCCGGTTACACTAGCCCCAACAGAGGGGCACTCCATCTCGGTGGTTGGAGACACCTACCGCATCCTGGTTAGCGGAGAAGAAACCGCAGGAGCCTTTGCCATCATCGATATGCTGATACCACCCGGTGGCGGCCCCGGACCCCACGCACATGCGGCTTTCGAAGAGTCATTTTATGTGCTGGATGGGGAGATTGAAGTCAAATCCGAGTTCGGGACTTACGTGGCCACTCGAGGAGCCTTCGTCCGTATTCCGGAAGGTGGCGTGGTGCACTGTTTTCGCAACAACACTCAACAAATGGCCCATTTGCTTTGCACCGTAGTGCCAGCCGGCTTAGAAGCATTTTTTACCGAGATCGGCCAACCTGTGGCCACTGGCCAGTTTCTGCCGCCACCGCCTCTGGAAGAAACATTCCTGAAAAAGCTACAGGCCGCTGCGAAAAAGTACGGGCAACAAGTATTTCCGCCGGATTATCTCCAGTAA
- a CDS encoding Crp/Fnr family transcriptional regulator, with product MALAAFIGFTEYLSGSTSFLRMVVPTRTVSVSLLAALPQSPQLSAVEQQSVLAAFQERILTEGEVLVEARTVCEELFFVQEGVLRIAVRDTQGKERTHFFREAGQFCTLLTSFEQQLPATQSLLAACPARVLAITYAQLVALSQQVPRLSELLGQLIQQELLGKLHLHRTFMGHDAARRYQLFLLHQPEVARCVPQHLIASYLGITPQSLSRLRKQID from the coding sequence ATGGCTCTAGCAGCGTTCATCGGTTTCACAGAGTATCTTTCCGGATCAACTAGCTTTCTGCGCATGGTGGTGCCAACTAGGACCGTTTCCGTTTCGTTGCTGGCGGCGTTGCCGCAATCCCCTCAGCTTTCCGCAGTAGAACAGCAGAGCGTACTTGCTGCCTTCCAGGAACGCATACTTACGGAGGGTGAAGTACTCGTTGAAGCGAGAACCGTCTGCGAGGAGCTTTTCTTTGTGCAGGAGGGCGTACTGCGTATTGCGGTGCGTGATACCCAGGGAAAAGAGCGAACCCACTTTTTTCGGGAAGCGGGCCAATTCTGCACGCTCCTAACCAGCTTTGAGCAGCAGCTACCTGCTACTCAGAGCCTACTCGCGGCCTGTCCGGCACGGGTGTTAGCCATCACCTACGCTCAACTAGTGGCCTTAAGCCAGCAGGTACCTCGCCTGTCGGAACTCCTGGGCCAACTGATTCAGCAGGAATTACTGGGCAAGCTGCACCTGCACCGCACATTTATGGGGCACGATGCCGCCAGACGCTACCAGTTATTTTTACTGCATCAGCCTGAAGTAGCCCGGTGCGTTCCTCAACACCTGATTGCCTCCTACCTAGGTATCACGCCTCAATCCTTGAGTCGGCTGCGCAAACAGATCGACTAA
- a CDS encoding DUF4266 domain-containing protein yields MKTTQWPRVLLGLLLLAGSGSLTSCVSVAAYQKVYLNDEDMKLANKPIETYETNFESYREGAGGANGGKVGGGCGCN; encoded by the coding sequence ATGAAAACCACGCAGTGGCCCCGTGTACTTCTTGGCTTGCTCCTGCTTGCGGGCAGTGGCAGCCTGACGAGTTGCGTCTCGGTGGCAGCCTACCAGAAAGTGTACCTCAACGACGAGGACATGAAGCTAGCGAACAAGCCCATTGAAACGTACGAAACCAACTTCGAGAGCTACCGCGAGGGTGCCGGCGGGGCCAACGGTGGCAAAGTAGGTGGCGGTTGCGGCTGTAATTAG
- a CDS encoding FAD:protein FMN transferase: MPSSLRWLRVGASLVLGMLASFSVAYAQGPKPTPRARNFTREAHLMGSHFTFTAVSADDSLAWRALRAAIRETQRIDRLCSYWDSTSQITQINRAAGLHPVVVDQEVYDLIGRTLKLSALSGSAFDITFAGGEKIYKFDRQEHAALPDSAVVRASVRRINYRNIVLNPAAHSVMLKEKGMRLNLAGILQGYGVRRAQTLMQQLDIRGGLINGSGDISCWGRQGDGSLWRIAIGDPAYPQSVSSWLTVTDVAVVTAGNYEQYFTVQGHYYGHIIDPHTGYPATGLRSVTIICPDVELADGLDEVVFVKGPEQGLAFINQLKGVDCTLITNDGRTLTSKGMTVHYYSNQRPQAVSPSQP; this comes from the coding sequence ATGCCTAGCTCACTGAGATGGTTACGGGTCGGCGCGTCGCTGGTGCTAGGTATGCTGGCTAGCTTTTCCGTTGCCTATGCCCAAGGCCCAAAGCCAACACCTAGGGCGCGCAACTTTACCCGCGAAGCGCACCTGATGGGTTCGCACTTCACGTTCACAGCCGTGTCGGCTGATGACTCGCTGGCGTGGCGAGCTCTGCGCGCAGCCATTCGCGAAACTCAACGCATCGACCGTCTGTGCTCCTACTGGGATTCCACCTCGCAGATCACCCAGATCAACCGTGCGGCGGGCCTGCACCCGGTGGTCGTCGACCAAGAAGTGTACGACCTGATTGGGCGCACGTTGAAGCTCTCCGCGCTGAGCGGAAGCGCTTTCGATATCACCTTTGCTGGTGGCGAAAAGATCTACAAGTTCGACCGGCAAGAGCACGCTGCCCTCCCCGATTCGGCCGTCGTTCGAGCTTCCGTGCGGCGCATCAACTACCGCAATATCGTGCTCAATCCGGCCGCGCACTCCGTAATGCTGAAGGAGAAAGGCATGCGCCTGAACCTAGCCGGCATCCTGCAAGGCTACGGCGTACGACGCGCCCAAACCCTGATGCAGCAATTAGACATTCGGGGCGGCCTCATCAACGGGTCAGGCGATATTTCCTGCTGGGGTCGGCAGGGCGATGGTTCGCTGTGGCGCATTGCCATCGGCGACCCGGCGTATCCGCAGTCCGTTTCCTCGTGGCTGACCGTGACGGACGTAGCCGTCGTGACGGCTGGCAACTACGAGCAGTATTTCACGGTGCAGGGCCACTACTACGGTCACATTATCGATCCGCACACGGGCTACCCGGCCACTGGGTTGCGCTCGGTCACCATCATTTGCCCCGATGTGGAGCTAGCGGATGGCCTCGATGAAGTGGTGTTTGTGAAAGGCCCGGAGCAAGGGCTAGCCTTCATTAACCAGCTCAAGGGCGTTGACTGTACGCTTATCACTAACGACGGCCGCACCCTTACCTCGAAGGGCATGACCGTGCATTATTACTCCAATCAACGCCCCCAGGCGGTATCTCCCTCTCAACCTTAA
- a CDS encoding DUF3570 domain-containing protein produces the protein MPRISILTTACRLAATLLLGLAPVLAWAQATPTPNRVDGYGAPNPPVAAPSPANSGETQVDILMSYYEQDGNHGAVEGGRGTQHLTDLTPTIILNVPLDSATRLSANVGMDYYASASTDRIDQVLSSPSSHDARYHVDFGYAHTLADKRTIVGLGAGFSNEYDYRSFNVTGSWAHASVDGNRELSVAAQAFFDRATLILPAELRTGRNQEHGSGFDTRQSYNLNLTYSQVLTQRLQVAVSTELVAQRGLLSTPFHRVYFKETGGTLGTAKTELLPRQRYKYPVGLRLTYFATDLVQIRAFYRFYNDNFGIRAHTAELETPIKITPFFVLYPFYRYHTQTAATYFAPYLEHSTADAYYTSDYDLAAFSANKLGIGLRYSPVYGIGRFKTPFGSRIAKFKSLDLRYAYYRQNTGLTASLVSADFSFTMP, from the coding sequence ATGCCCCGTATATCTATTCTGACCACTGCCTGCCGCCTTGCGGCAACTCTATTGCTTGGCCTAGCACCCGTACTGGCGTGGGCCCAGGCGACGCCCACCCCCAACCGGGTTGATGGCTATGGCGCCCCGAACCCGCCGGTAGCGGCACCTAGCCCCGCCAACAGCGGCGAAACCCAGGTCGACATTCTGATGAGCTACTACGAGCAGGATGGAAACCACGGCGCGGTGGAAGGCGGCCGGGGCACCCAGCACCTGACCGATTTGACGCCCACCATCATCCTGAACGTGCCGCTAGATTCGGCCACTCGCCTGTCGGCCAACGTGGGCATGGACTACTACGCCTCGGCCTCTACTGACCGTATCGACCAAGTCTTGTCTTCCCCGTCTTCTCACGACGCACGGTACCACGTCGATTTTGGCTACGCGCATACCCTGGCCGACAAGCGCACGATTGTGGGCCTAGGTGCAGGGTTTTCGAATGAATACGATTACCGCTCATTCAATGTAACGGGCTCTTGGGCCCATGCCTCCGTCGACGGCAACCGCGAGCTGAGCGTAGCCGCGCAGGCCTTTTTTGACCGGGCCACGCTCATCCTTCCCGCCGAGTTACGCACCGGTCGCAACCAGGAGCACGGCTCCGGCTTCGATACCCGGCAAAGCTACAACCTGAATCTTACGTATTCGCAGGTGCTCACGCAACGCTTGCAAGTCGCCGTGAGCACCGAGCTGGTTGCCCAGCGCGGCTTACTGAGCACGCCGTTTCACCGGGTGTATTTCAAGGAAACGGGTGGCACCCTAGGTACGGCCAAAACCGAGCTGCTGCCGCGCCAACGCTACAAGTATCCGGTGGGCTTGCGCCTCACCTATTTCGCAACCGACCTGGTGCAGATACGGGCGTTTTACCGCTTCTACAACGACAACTTTGGGATTCGGGCGCACACCGCAGAGCTGGAAACCCCCATTAAGATCACGCCTTTCTTTGTGCTCTATCCCTTCTATCGGTACCATACTCAAACAGCAGCTACGTACTTTGCTCCTTACTTAGAGCATTCCACCGCCGATGCCTACTACACTTCCGACTACGATTTGGCGGCTTTCTCGGCTAATAAGCTAGGTATTGGTTTGCGCTATTCGCCGGTGTACGGTATCGGGCGGTTCAAAACGCCTTTCGGTAGTCGGATTGCCAAGTTCAAGAGCCTGGACTTGCGTTATGCTTACTACCGCCAGAATACTGGCCTCACTGCCAGCCTCGTTAGCGCCGATTTCTCCTTCACCATGCCCTAG